A DNA window from Alligator mississippiensis isolate rAllMis1 chromosome 11, rAllMis1, whole genome shotgun sequence contains the following coding sequences:
- the LOC132243688 gene encoding putative olfactory receptor 2B8, with translation MGVGNQSAVDEFILLGVSDQPQLELLLFLLILICYIVALLGNVTIIVVSRLDPRLHTPMYFFLSNLSFLDLCYTTSLSPLLLVTLLSTRKSISWAGCMVQLFIALALGSTECMLLAVMAYDRYAAVCHPLRYMTIMSRPLCLLMAACSWLSGMVNSLAQTVMTMQLPLCGQNHIDHFFCEQPALFKLACVDTSFIETEVFSVSVFVLVVPVSLILVSYSYISAAVLRIRSAEGRRKAFSTCTSHLAVVFLFYGTGIYVYLQPQSRSEVKIISLFYTLVTPMLNPLIYTLRNKEVHRALQKVLGRNPTTKAWG, from the coding sequence GGAAACCAGAGTGCTGTAGATGAATTCATCCTGCTGGGGGTGTCAGATCAACcgcagttggagctgctgctgtttttacTCATCTTAATCTGCTACATTGTGGCGCTGCTTGGGAATGTCACCATCATTGTCGTCTCCCGGCTGGACCCCCGtctccacacacccatgtacttctttctCAGCAACCTCTCCTTCCTGGACCTTTGCTACACCACTAGCCTGAGTCCCCTGCTGCTGGTAACTTTGCTTAGCACCCGCAAGTCCatctcctgggctggctgcatggTCCAGCTCTTCATTGCTCTTGCCCTGGGATCCACTGAGTGCATGCTGTTGGCGgtcatggcttatgaccgctATGCAGCCGTCTGCCACCCCCTGCGCTACATGACCATCATGAGCCGCCCCCTCTGCCTCCTCATGGCTGCATGCTCCTGGCTCAGTGGCATGGTTAATTCTCTGGCACAGACCGTGATGACTATGCAGCTGCCTCTGTGTGGACAGAACCATATCGACCATTTTTTCTGTGAGCAGCCAGCCCTATTCAAGCTGGCCTGCGTTGACACATCCTTCATTGAGACTGAGGTCTTCTCAGTAAGTGTGTTTGTCTTGGTGGTGCCAGTGAGCCTCATCCTGGTCTCCTACAGCTACATCAGTGCTGCTGTACTAAGGATCCGCTCGGCTGAGGGCAGGCGCAAGGCCTTCAgcacctgcacctcccacctAGCCGTGGTTTTCCTTTTTTATGGGACAGGCATCTATGTCTACCTGCAGCCCCAGTCCAGGAGCGAGGTAAAGATTATCTCCCTCTTCTACACATTGGTCACCCCCATGCTGAACCCTCTGATCTACACGCTGAGGAACAAGGAAGTACACAGGGCCCTGCAGAAGGTTTTGGGACGAAACCCAACCACCAAGGCTTGGGGCTAG